The sequence below is a genomic window from Mycobacteroides abscessus ATCC 19977.
CGAGGTCCTCCAGGGATAGTTCGCGATGGGCGTTGTGTTCGATCCAGGCCAATATCTCGCCAAGGCTGACCTCGGCGCGCCGGCGATTCCGGATGACGTACTGCGCTTGCCCGCCGTCGCGGTGCAGCGGGGCCACCGCAACACGGGCAGCTTCCGCGGCGACCGCCGCGCCGTGATCGCGCGCCACGATGTGCAGACATAGGTCGAGCCCGGCGGCGGCACCCGCGGAGGTGAGCACCTGCCCCTCGTCGACGTACAGCACGTCGGCGTCCAGGTGCACCGCCGGGTACCTCTCGCGGAACAGGTCGGCGGCGAGCCAGTGCGTGGTGGCGCGCTTGCCGTCCAGAATCCCGGCTTCAGCGAGTGTGAAGGCACCGGCGCATATGGAGGCGATGCGCGTTCCGCGCTCGTAGGCGCCCCTCAGCGCATCGAGGACGCCCTCGGGTAGGGGCGCGGTGGGGTTGTCACGCGCGGGAACCACGATGGTCTCGGCCTCCGAAACAGCCTCGAGCCCAAGATCTGTCGCGATGCCGAACGGTCCCGCGGAGACCACGGGCTCGGTGCCACACACCCGCACGAGGTAGGGCCTGCTGCCGTCGGCGAGGTACACGCGGCGGAACACCTCAACCGCAGTGGCCAGATCGAAGCCGATGGTTCCGGGAAGCGCAAGAA
It includes:
- a CDS encoding GlxA family transcriptional regulator, with the protein product MGRSGEPHSGRLGRSGEPHSVVVLALPGTIGFDLATAVEVFRRVYLADGSRPYLVRVCGTEPVVSAGPFGIATDLGLEAVSEAETIVVPARDNPTAPLPEGVLDALRGAYERGTRIASICAGAFTLAEAGILDGKRATTHWLAADLFRERYPAVHLDADVLYVDEGQVLTSAGAAAGLDLCLHIVARDHGAAVAAEAARVAVAPLHRDGGQAQYVIRNRRRAEVSLGEILAWIEHNAHRELSLEDLATEASTSVRSLNRRFRAETGQTPMQWLTGVRVRHAQQLLERSADSVEWIGREVGFGSPANFREQFRRLTGVSPLAYRNTFRAQSA